Proteins encoded together in one Lathyrus oleraceus cultivar Zhongwan6 chromosome 5, CAAS_Psat_ZW6_1.0, whole genome shotgun sequence window:
- the LOC127083584 gene encoding protein JINGUBANG, which translates to MDYHYDTASSSSHSNHYLQLSGSTSLTSQRSLLSVPSLNNSHNNHHHHHLNSHLIKTLKSHNTSYISSLTLFGKFLLTGSSDREITTWNITIPEQQQQNSTNKVVAGKGAVKSLVIQSNTNTNTNTNTLFSAHQDHKIRVWKLTNDQKYTHLATLPTLGDRASKILIPKNHVQIRRHKKCTWVHHVDTVSSLALSKDGNLLYSVSWDRTIKIWRTRDFTCLESITNAHDDAINAVVVSYDGVVYSGSADKRIKVWKNLQDHKKQKHCLVDTLEKHNSGINALVLSSDESVLYSGACDRSILVWEKADDADADDGKMVVVGALRGHTNSILCLAVVWDLVCSGSADKTIRIWRGVGRDYCCLSVLQGHQGSIKCLTAVVENCDDNSESEEASFLVYSSSLDCDIKVWQIFLPAI; encoded by the coding sequence ATGGACTATCACTATGACACTGCCTCCTCCTCATCTCACTCCAACCACTACCTCCAACTTTCAGGGTCAACATCCCTCACCTCACAACGCAGCCTCCTCTCAGTTCCTTCCCTCAACAACTCTCacaacaatcaccatcaccacCATCTCAATTCCCACCTCATCAAAACCCTCAAATCCCATAACACATCCTACATATCCTCTCTCACCCTCTTCGGCAAATTCCTCCTCACCGGTTCATCCGACAGAGAAATCACAACCTGGAACATAACCATTCCCGAACAACAACAACAGAACTCAACAAACAAAGTAGTCGCAGGTAAAGGCGCTGTTAAATCCTTAGTAATTCAATCgaacacaaacacaaacacaaacacaaacaccCTTTTTAGTGCTCATCAAGACCACAAAATCCGAGTTTGGAAACTAACCAACGACCAAAAATACACCCATTTAGCAACACTTCCAACACTCGGTGACCGTGCTTCCAAGATCTTAATCCCGAAAAACCATGTCCAAATTCGAAGACACAAAAAATGCACGTGGGTTCATCACGTAGACACTGTTTCTTCACTTGCTCTGTCTAAAGATGGAAACTTGCTCTACTCTGTTTCATGGGACAGAACAATCAAAATCTGGCGAACCAGAGACTTCACTTGCTTGGAATCAATAACAAACGCACACGATGATGCTATAAACGCGGTTGTAGTTTCTTACGACGGTGTTGTCTACAGTGGATCAGCTGATAAGAGAATTAAAGTGTGGAAGAATCTTCAGGATCATAAGAAACAGAAACACTGTTTGGTTGATACCTTGGAGAAACACAACTCTGGAATCAATGCTTTGGTTTTGAGCAGTGATGAATCTGTTCTGTATTCTGGTGCTTGTGATAGATCAATATTGGTTTGGGAGAAAGCCGAtgatgctgatgctgatgatgGAAAAATGGTGGTGGTGGGTGCGTTAAGGGGACACACAAACTCTATACTATGTTTAGCTGTTGTTTGGGATTTGGTGTGTAGTGGTTCAGCAGACAAAACCATAAGAATTTGGAGAGGTGTTGGTAGAGATTATTGTTGTTTGTCTGTTTTACAAGGACATCAAGGTTCAATTAAGTGCTTAACTGCAGTAGTTGAAAACTGTGATGATAATTCAGAATCAGAAGAAGCATCTTTTCTAGTTTATAGTAGTAGTTTAGACTGTGACATTAAGGTCTGGCAGATTTTTCTTCCTGCTATCTAA